The Cucumis sativus cultivar 9930 unplaced genomic scaffold, Cucumber_9930_V3 scaffold40, whole genome shotgun sequence genome contains a region encoding:
- the LOC116405882 gene encoding oleosin-B6-like: MTSTYLEKLGRYSWYQSLSFRFCRLTYDVSLCFCVPMANATLRLSSGIMPPRGGVRRGGRRGRGRGAGGRGRGAGRNQPTEGQAEQRIPAAPVTHVEFDALSAHMEQRFTELMTAIARNQQAPAVPPAPVVPPVPAAPPAPAAPPAQGLAAQQPQILPNQLSAERETFEGL; encoded by the exons atgacctcgacttacctagaaaagttgggtcgttacagttggtatcagagcctaagttttaggttctgtagactgacttacgatgtaagtctatgtttttgtgttcCTATGGCTAACGCGACCCTTCGTCTCTCGTCAG GAATTATGCCGCCAAGGGGAGGTGTACGTAGAGGAGGTCGTAGAGGCCGAGGTAGAGGAGCAGGAGGCCGAGGTAGAGGAGCAGGTCGTAATCAGCCTACTGAGGGTCAAGCTGAACAGCGAATTCCTGCTGCACCCGTGACTCACGTCGAGTTTGATGCACTGTCTGCTCACATGGAGCAGAGGTTTACGGAACTTATGACGGCTATAGCTCGAAACCAGCAGGCACCTGCAGTTCCACCTGCACCTGTGGTTCCCCCTGTACCAGCAGCTCCACCTGCACCAGCAGCCCCTCCTGCACAAGGATTGGCTGCACAACAGCCGCAGATATTACCGAACCAACTTTCTGCTGAGCGCGAAACATTTGAGGGACTTTAG